From the genome of Candidatus Aenigmatarchaeota archaeon:
ACCTCAAATACTTCAACACTTACGCAGGCCGGGCTATTCTAAAGGACAACCTCATAGACCCCCAGCTAAAAACGCCTTCTGCATCGATAACACAGGACCTAAATTTCTTTGACGCAAAAAGGGGCTTAAGCGAGCACTTCAAAAATCTGACGATTGTACCTAAAAGATCGGGAAAAAACTGGGTGCATGAAATAATCGGGGAAAATGAAGAATATACAATTGAAGTTCTTGCAAAGACCTACTCCCACTCCTGCTGGCACTTCAGGAAAAATGTGTCCTTTTTGCCGTTAATGTCTAACTTCAAGTATAATGAATATCCCGCAATGATTCAGAAGGTGAAGCTGAAAAACAAGAAAACGAGGGAGGAATTACTGTACGGGAAAGCCGTAGGAAACATAGAGCAGGCATGGGGGCTTTTGCTATAAGCCAGTGCTTTTGGGGATTAAAGGCAAATTTCGCTTATTAAGATTATGAAACTCCTTTCCCTTATTTCCAGCGGAAAAGACTCCTGGTACGCCTACTACCTTATGCTCCAGCAGGGCTTTGACATACCTGTAGCCGTGACATTTATCCCCAAAAACCCGGAGAGCTATATGCTCCAGCACCCTTTTGCGGAGAAAACTCCTCTCCAAATCAAGAATATGAAAAGCCCGCCCCGGCATGTCTTATTTAACGTTTCTGGCGTCAAAGAAAAGGAAGTAGAAGAGATGAAAAGCCACCTGGAGAAACTAGTCAAAGCCGAAAAAATCGAAGGGATTATATCCGGAGCCCTTGCAAGCGAGTACCAGAAGCAAAGACTGGACTTAATCTGCGAGGAGCTTGGAGTGGTTTCCTATGCGCCCCTCTGGCACAAGGATCAGGAACGCTACCTCCAGGAAGTTGTGCTGGAAGCGGGCTTTGAATTCCTCATTGCAGACACCTGCGCCGAAGGAATTGAAAAATGGAAGGGCCGGATGATAAACCCGGAAAACCTGGGCCACTTCATAAAAGACCTCAGAAAGGCACGTGCAAACATCAGTGGGGAAGGCGGAGAGTACGAAACATTTGTCACAAAATCTCCTTTTTTTGAGAT
Proteins encoded in this window:
- a CDS encoding diphthine--ammonia ligase — translated: MKLLSLISSGKDSWYAYYLMLQQGFDIPVAVTFIPKNPESYMLQHPFAEKTPLQIKNMKSPPRHVLFNVSGVKEKEVEEMKSHLEKLVKAEKIEGIISGALASEYQKQRLDLICEELGVVSYAPLWHKDQERYLQEVVLEAGFEFLIADTCAEGIEKWKGRMINPENLGHFIKDLRKARANISGEGGEYETFVTKSPFFEMSKV